The Sphingopyxis fribergensis genome contains a region encoding:
- a CDS encoding DUF1810 domain-containing protein, translating into MTNEEGLDLFVTAQEQIYPRALGEIRRGKKCSHWMWFIFPQLAGLGRSATSKLYGLAGADEARAYLAHPLLGARYAECVEAIQDLPASDPVAVFGEVDAVKLRSSLTLFEAVSRRPLFSAALIRWFGGERDERTLGLLSRDDSMP; encoded by the coding sequence ATGACGAACGAAGAGGGACTCGATCTGTTCGTGACCGCGCAAGAGCAAATCTACCCGCGCGCGCTCGGCGAGATTCGCCGCGGCAAGAAGTGCTCGCACTGGATGTGGTTCATATTCCCGCAGCTGGCAGGCCTTGGCCGAAGCGCGACGTCGAAGCTCTACGGTCTCGCGGGAGCCGATGAGGCGCGGGCCTATCTGGCCCATCCGCTTCTCGGCGCGCGCTATGCCGAATGCGTCGAAGCGATCCAGGACCTGCCGGCAAGCGACCCGGTGGCGGTCTTCGGCGAGGTCGACGCCGTCAAGCTGCGTTCATCGCTGACATTGTTCGAGGCCGTGAGCCGGCGGCCGCTCTTCTCCGCCGCGCTCATCCGCTGGTTCGGCGGCGAGCGCGATGAGCGCACCCTCGGCCTGCTCAGCCGCGACGACAGCATGCCGTGA
- a CDS encoding endonuclease/exonuclease/phosphatase family protein produces MLPHRLIASALLLLAAACSPATSAPANPSAPSKPLKLASWNLEFLAARNGEGCNPRDDSDYAAMRRIVDDLDADVIAFQEAENETAAARVFDPAKYVVIMEARKGAPGGTCGGKFPSQTVIRQAVGFAIRKDMAFDRHADVTSLMRGNEQLRSGVDITLRPEGRTPIRLLGIHLKSGCFSGNEAKACPIFQDQIPALEAWIDAAAAGPERFAVLGDWNRRLALPGDAIWTKIDDGDPANADLMLADAGQPPACDPRYDSFIDHIVLDRRAAADRTGFSETLYAPGEKHYSDHCPIAVTLRR; encoded by the coding sequence ATGCTTCCCCACCGCCTCATCGCATCCGCCCTGCTCCTGCTGGCTGCCGCCTGCTCGCCCGCGACCTCCGCACCCGCGAACCCGTCTGCTCCATCGAAACCGCTCAAGCTTGCGAGCTGGAACCTGGAATTTCTCGCCGCGAGGAACGGCGAAGGCTGCAACCCCAGGGATGACAGCGATTATGCCGCGATGCGCCGCATCGTCGACGACCTCGACGCCGATGTGATCGCCTTTCAGGAGGCCGAGAATGAGACCGCCGCGGCGCGGGTCTTCGACCCCGCCAAATATGTCGTGATCATGGAAGCGCGGAAGGGCGCGCCGGGCGGCACCTGCGGCGGCAAGTTCCCGTCGCAGACGGTGATCCGCCAAGCGGTCGGTTTTGCGATCCGCAAGGATATGGCCTTCGATCGCCATGCCGATGTGACGTCGCTGATGCGCGGCAACGAACAGCTTCGCTCGGGCGTCGACATCACGCTCCGCCCCGAGGGCCGCACACCGATCCGCCTTCTCGGCATCCACCTCAAGTCAGGCTGCTTCTCCGGGAACGAGGCGAAGGCCTGCCCCATATTCCAGGACCAGATTCCGGCGCTCGAAGCCTGGATCGACGCGGCCGCCGCCGGGCCCGAGCGCTTCGCGGTGCTGGGCGACTGGAACCGGCGGCTCGCGCTTCCCGGCGACGCGATCTGGACTAAAATCGACGATGGCGATCCGGCCAACGCCGATTTGATGCTCGCCGACGCGGGCCAGCCGCCGGCCTGCGATCCGCGTTACGACAGTTTCATCGATCATATCGTGCTCGACCGGCGCGCCGCCGCCGACCGGACGGGGTTCAGCGAAACGCTCTATGCGCCCGGCGAGAAGCATTATTCGGACCACTGCCCGATCGCGGTCACGCTGCGGCGATAG
- a CDS encoding HU family DNA-binding protein, whose protein sequence is MNHAELSDSVATALGLSKADAKKAVDAVFAAITDAAAKGDEVSVNGFGKFKVKESAAREGRNPSTGETIQIAASKKLTFGAAKAVKDRLNG, encoded by the coding sequence ATGAACCACGCCGAACTGTCGGACAGCGTCGCAACCGCACTTGGTCTGAGCAAGGCCGATGCGAAGAAGGCTGTCGATGCCGTTTTCGCTGCGATCACCGACGCCGCCGCCAAGGGCGACGAAGTCTCGGTGAACGGCTTCGGCAAGTTCAAGGTCAAGGAATCGGCCGCGCGTGAAGGCCGCAATCCCTCGACTGGCGAAACCATCCAGATTGCGGCTTCGAAGAAGCTGACCTTCGGCGCCGCGAAGGCCGTCAAGGATCGTCTGAACGGCTGA
- a CDS encoding SOS response-associated peptidase family protein translates to MCNDYRLEIDIASIAEDFDNLQIKIDMPEGAPNVPAREDVRITDTAPIVKSSDGAAAGSLVNRRWSWPGQGGKPVYNVRSERRDLGMQRCLVLCDGFYEFTDPTDPAQKRLDKWLFTLKDHRWFCMAGVWRDSHVGEAFSLLTMDAGPDIAPYHHRQIIPLPRDQWAAWLDPRVPAEDILKWLPEGSLEVTQVYGKPPAQGALAL, encoded by the coding sequence ATGTGCAATGATTATCGGCTCGAAATTGACATCGCGTCGATCGCCGAGGACTTCGACAACCTCCAGATCAAGATCGACATGCCCGAGGGCGCACCGAACGTGCCGGCGCGCGAGGATGTCCGCATCACCGATACAGCGCCGATCGTGAAGAGCAGCGACGGCGCCGCCGCCGGATCGCTCGTCAACCGGCGCTGGAGCTGGCCCGGACAGGGCGGCAAACCGGTCTATAATGTGCGCTCGGAGCGCCGCGATCTCGGCATGCAGCGATGCCTCGTCCTCTGCGACGGTTTCTATGAGTTCACCGATCCCACCGACCCTGCGCAGAAGCGGCTCGACAAGTGGCTGTTCACGCTGAAGGACCATCGCTGGTTCTGCATGGCCGGCGTCTGGCGCGACAGCCATGTCGGCGAAGCCTTCAGCCTCCTGACCATGGACGCAGGTCCCGACATCGCACCCTATCACCATCGCCAGATCATTCCGCTGCCACGCGATCAATGGGCCGCTTGGCTCGATCCGCGCGTTCCGGCCGAGGACATATTGAAATGGCTTCCCGAAGGCAGCCTCGAGGTGACGCAGGTATATGGTAAGCCGCCTGCACAAGGCGCTCTTGCCTTATGA
- a CDS encoding YecA/YgfB family protein has protein sequence MAEAAVHAALPVTYLDVGDTPGPALASAVAREVAAKMFGRSNDKLGEILLPGASGLDMVSALSIKLGEDGLHAAVVIDNSHRIPAADIEALVARGPNLRFVLLSQPGRHIAELEAGLDIQAETLNGWDEDTIAAAVQDAGCRADFGDCERLSRITGGLPFYVLNAATIAAREYGGDIRAFCTDIEQQTNIVETAQEIILRRAFEGLPPVDRETIAVLSLADVALSRDEASALLQAACDIDAKAATARLRALPATGALELFGNSGLKIHDAVRILGKADVSAKGQDFEQKALGSLQRVIVSSIRTNWSLAKLGLLIRLFGLLGQARILVQFATDELFHELGVWPEIEPYLLTIAADPNGDAETRLWALDGLVFNDLREGDYEAGRERVDEMESLLRANELGDEEWMAWGMKRMLLLSELGDIDGVRAMLDEVSDRLPDQPEHLRVFRYNRALALFKLGDNDTAVSEALALIGEYYRELGIRPDDVIGRNAPELRELLPKDEDLTDRLKHLADSHDLFAQALGRKSQRSTLARIHAMKFYELSQSYQSFVRVGLDLVEELVWVNDFISAREAFERNIFPILQGAGLAGPVLEARALYAVVLAYCGDHDAAANEVERLLPFEDAMDPNHRAAFQEQKAIIREVRRKGGPPQRQVVIPAPLQALFDQRRGAPREVEPRKKVGRNEKCPCGSGKKYKICHGR, from the coding sequence ATGGCCGAGGCCGCGGTCCATGCTGCGCTCCCGGTCACCTATCTCGACGTTGGGGACACGCCGGGACCCGCGCTCGCGTCAGCGGTAGCGCGCGAAGTGGCGGCGAAGATGTTCGGTCGCTCCAACGACAAGCTCGGCGAAATTCTTCTGCCGGGCGCGAGCGGATTGGACATGGTGAGCGCGCTGAGCATCAAGCTCGGCGAAGACGGCCTTCACGCGGCTGTCGTCATCGATAACAGCCACCGCATTCCCGCGGCCGATATAGAGGCGCTGGTAGCACGGGGCCCCAATCTCCGATTTGTCCTGCTGAGCCAACCGGGTCGGCACATCGCCGAACTCGAAGCAGGACTAGATATTCAAGCCGAGACTCTGAACGGCTGGGACGAAGACACTATCGCGGCGGCAGTTCAAGATGCTGGTTGCCGTGCCGATTTCGGCGATTGCGAGCGGCTATCCAGAATTACCGGAGGCCTGCCATTTTATGTACTCAATGCGGCGACGATCGCGGCGCGCGAATATGGCGGCGACATTAGGGCCTTTTGTACGGATATCGAGCAGCAGACCAATATCGTCGAGACGGCTCAAGAGATTATCCTGAGGCGCGCGTTCGAAGGCTTGCCGCCGGTCGACAGAGAAACGATCGCGGTCCTGAGCCTCGCCGATGTCGCGCTCTCACGGGACGAAGCCAGTGCCTTGCTTCAAGCCGCATGCGACATCGACGCGAAGGCGGCCACGGCCCGGTTGCGCGCGCTTCCCGCAACGGGTGCGCTGGAATTATTCGGGAATAGCGGCCTAAAAATTCACGACGCGGTGAGGATACTCGGCAAAGCGGACGTCTCGGCAAAGGGTCAGGACTTCGAGCAGAAAGCCTTGGGCTCGCTGCAGCGGGTCATCGTAAGCTCGATCCGGACCAACTGGAGCCTCGCGAAGTTAGGACTGCTCATCCGTCTGTTCGGGCTTCTCGGTCAGGCGAGAATATTGGTGCAGTTTGCCACAGACGAATTGTTCCACGAACTCGGGGTCTGGCCGGAAATCGAACCCTATCTGCTGACGATCGCGGCCGATCCGAACGGAGATGCCGAGACAAGGCTGTGGGCGCTCGACGGCCTGGTCTTCAATGATCTGCGCGAGGGAGATTATGAGGCCGGCCGGGAGCGGGTCGACGAGATGGAATCGCTGCTGAGGGCGAACGAGCTCGGCGACGAGGAGTGGATGGCCTGGGGCATGAAGCGGATGTTGCTCTTGTCCGAGCTTGGCGACATTGATGGCGTCCGGGCCATGCTTGACGAAGTTTCGGATCGACTTCCCGACCAGCCCGAACATCTGCGCGTGTTTCGCTACAATCGCGCCCTCGCCCTCTTCAAGCTCGGCGACAACGATACAGCGGTAAGTGAGGCACTCGCCCTCATCGGCGAATATTATCGGGAGCTCGGGATCAGGCCCGACGATGTGATAGGACGGAACGCCCCCGAACTTCGGGAGCTTCTTCCCAAAGACGAAGATCTCACCGATCGGCTGAAACATCTGGCAGACAGTCACGATCTTTTCGCGCAGGCCTTGGGCCGGAAGAGCCAGCGATCTACTCTCGCACGCATCCATGCGATGAAATTCTACGAACTGTCGCAATCCTACCAGTCATTCGTCCGGGTTGGTCTCGATCTTGTCGAAGAACTGGTCTGGGTGAACGACTTCATAAGCGCCCGCGAGGCCTTCGAACGGAACATCTTCCCCATCTTGCAAGGCGCGGGCCTCGCGGGGCCCGTTCTCGAAGCTCGCGCTCTATATGCGGTGGTTCTTGCGTACTGCGGCGACCATGATGCGGCGGCGAACGAGGTCGAGCGGCTGCTGCCGTTCGAGGATGCGATGGATCCGAACCATCGCGCGGCATTCCAGGAGCAGAAGGCCATCATTCGCGAGGTTCGGCG
- a CDS encoding SOS response-associated peptidase family protein: protein MGIAPTPFDPDAPSGGVQALVRRNPDNMTEIEMVKAVWGSDPRFSDGINYRFVRAEGRAFPARRCLIPASEFRMGTGDHRYRVTLDSGNFFYLAAVWDPPLADWPLSYRILTIPAGADVIPYQSRHGVIIQRRDANHWLDGSLPNELLFEEPPRRTLFVEPLRKQAELPL, encoded by the coding sequence ATGGGTATCGCGCCAACCCCTTTCGATCCCGACGCCCCGAGCGGAGGCGTGCAAGCGCTCGTCCGGCGCAATCCCGACAATATGACCGAGATCGAAATGGTCAAAGCGGTTTGGGGTTCCGACCCGCGGTTTAGCGACGGGATCAATTATCGTTTCGTGCGCGCCGAGGGCCGCGCCTTCCCGGCGCGCCGCTGCCTGATCCCGGCGTCCGAGTTTCGCATGGGAACCGGCGATCACCGCTACCGGGTGACGCTCGACAGCGGCAATTTCTTCTATCTCGCCGCAGTGTGGGACCCGCCACTCGCCGACTGGCCGCTGTCCTACCGCATCCTCACCATCCCGGCGGGCGCCGATGTCATTCCCTATCAGTCGCGCCACGGCGTGATCATCCAGCGGCGCGACGCGAACCATTGGCTCGACGGCAGCCTGCCGAACGAGCTGCTGTTCGAGGAACCGCCGCGTCGCACGCTGTTCGTTGAGCCTTTGCGCAAACAGGCGGAACTTCCGCTCTAG
- a CDS encoding TrlF family AAA-like ATPase: MTVGEEESIGPGSLWLRWDPHVHAPGTIFNDQFKGDWEAYLAAIEGATPAIRALGITDYYGLELYKEVRARKEQGRLKDCDLIFPNIELRFSVGTARSWINAHLLVCPDDPDHIEQLTRFLQRLTFKTTTDTFACNPSELIRLGRSLNSELTDDRSALRHGSEQFKVSFDQLREEYKGMSWAQENILIAVAGAKGDGTSGLQDGADQALRQQIEHFAHIMFASSPAQREFWLGRKTSREHICETYGGLKPCMHGSDGHSVERTGAPDGDRYTWIKGAATFDGLKQACIDPEGRAYVGTEAPPAAAPSETIHRVTLTNAPWAPNSVIDLNPGLVAIIGARGSGKTALADMIAAGCDAHADQLPMQSFLVRASEYLDDATVKLDWGNGVVTERGLDNAAAAWDGYARARYLTQQFVESLCSPEGMTDGLLSEVERVVFDAHSPTEREGAVDFADLRDLKAARFREARRREEQKLEELSDRINIELEKQSQIVAIRKQVDEKKLKITQLTEDRGKLVRKGSEDRIKRLEALTEAANEVRARVRRLTNREQKLLLVQDEVSDFRTHQAPENLRDAQERHKDAGIAGEAWDPFLTQYSGNVDGIINDNLSSTRKNRDGWRGIDIAITDPATPLIADDADLTRLPLGRLDAEIRRLGDIINVDKETRERFNSLSTKITTETELLSVLQDKLKDYEGAEERAKGLPTERQSSYRRIFEAVFSEQQVLNDLYAPIRARMDETGGTLGKLAFTVTRRADMAEWAKRGEDLLDLRRQGPFRGEGKLLEAANDELRGVWESGTAEEVTEALKDFRQKYQKSFFEHALAQRSDAAAFRGWLKLFARWLYGTDHIEVRYSVDYDGVDIRKLSPGTRGIVLLLLYLALDNADERPLIIDQPEENLDPKSIYDELVGLFLKAKAKRQVIIVTHNANLVINTDADQVIVASAGPHPGDGLPEIAYASGGLEDAPIRKMVCDILEGGEHAFRERARRLRVRLER; encoded by the coding sequence ATGACCGTGGGGGAAGAGGAATCGATCGGACCGGGATCGTTGTGGCTGCGATGGGATCCGCACGTCCACGCCCCGGGCACGATCTTCAACGACCAGTTCAAGGGCGATTGGGAAGCCTATCTTGCCGCGATCGAGGGTGCGACGCCGGCGATCCGTGCGCTCGGTATTACCGACTATTACGGGCTTGAACTCTACAAGGAGGTTCGCGCGCGCAAGGAGCAAGGTCGCCTCAAGGACTGCGACCTGATCTTTCCGAATATCGAGCTTCGGTTCAGCGTGGGAACCGCGCGGTCGTGGATCAACGCCCATCTGCTCGTCTGCCCCGACGATCCCGATCATATCGAGCAGCTCACGCGCTTCCTTCAGCGCCTGACCTTCAAGACCACGACCGACACCTTCGCCTGTAATCCTTCGGAGCTGATCCGCCTGGGACGTTCGCTCAATTCCGAGCTGACCGATGATCGTTCAGCGCTTCGCCACGGCTCCGAACAATTCAAGGTAAGCTTCGATCAGCTCCGTGAAGAATATAAGGGGATGAGCTGGGCGCAGGAGAATATCCTGATCGCGGTCGCCGGCGCGAAGGGCGATGGGACATCGGGACTTCAAGATGGCGCAGACCAAGCTTTGCGCCAGCAGATTGAACATTTTGCTCACATCATGTTCGCGTCGAGCCCGGCGCAACGTGAATTTTGGCTCGGCCGAAAAACCAGTCGCGAGCATATCTGCGAGACCTACGGCGGGCTCAAGCCCTGCATGCACGGCAGCGACGGGCATTCTGTGGAACGAACGGGCGCGCCCGATGGCGACCGCTATACCTGGATCAAAGGTGCGGCGACATTCGACGGACTGAAGCAGGCCTGCATCGATCCCGAGGGCCGCGCTTACGTCGGGACCGAGGCGCCGCCCGCAGCTGCGCCGTCTGAGACGATCCACCGTGTGACCCTGACGAATGCGCCGTGGGCCCCCAATTCGGTGATCGATCTCAACCCGGGCCTCGTCGCGATCATTGGTGCGCGCGGGTCCGGCAAGACCGCGCTGGCCGACATGATCGCAGCGGGCTGCGATGCCCATGCCGACCAGCTCCCTATGCAGTCTTTCCTGGTTCGGGCGAGCGAATATCTCGACGATGCGACGGTGAAGCTCGATTGGGGCAATGGCGTTGTCACCGAACGCGGCCTCGATAATGCCGCGGCGGCATGGGACGGCTACGCCCGCGCTCGATACCTGACACAGCAGTTCGTGGAATCGCTCTGCTCACCGGAGGGAATGACCGATGGCCTGCTGTCGGAAGTCGAGCGCGTGGTCTTTGACGCCCACAGCCCGACCGAGCGAGAGGGCGCGGTCGATTTTGCGGACCTTCGCGACCTCAAGGCAGCCCGGTTCCGCGAGGCGCGACGCCGCGAAGAACAGAAGCTCGAGGAATTGTCCGACCGGATCAACATCGAGCTCGAGAAGCAATCTCAGATCGTGGCCATTCGGAAGCAGGTCGACGAGAAGAAGCTCAAGATCACCCAGCTCACCGAGGACCGCGGCAAGCTTGTCCGCAAAGGCAGCGAGGACCGGATCAAGCGCCTCGAGGCCCTGACCGAGGCGGCAAACGAAGTGCGCGCACGGGTTAGGCGCCTGACCAATCGCGAGCAGAAGTTGCTACTCGTCCAGGACGAGGTTTCGGACTTCCGGACCCATCAGGCGCCCGAAAATCTGCGCGATGCGCAAGAGCGCCACAAGGATGCCGGCATAGCCGGAGAGGCGTGGGACCCGTTTCTGACGCAGTACAGCGGCAATGTGGACGGCATCATCAACGACAACCTGTCCTCCACCCGGAAGAACCGTGACGGGTGGCGCGGGATCGATATCGCAATCACCGATCCAGCGACCCCGCTCATCGCCGACGATGCCGATCTGACGAGACTTCCCCTTGGCCGGCTCGATGCGGAAATCCGGCGGCTCGGCGATATCATAAACGTCGACAAGGAAACACGCGAACGGTTCAATTCCCTGTCGACGAAAATCACGACCGAGACCGAATTGCTCTCGGTCCTGCAGGACAAGCTGAAGGACTATGAGGGCGCAGAGGAGCGCGCCAAGGGCCTGCCTACGGAAAGGCAGTCAAGCTACCGGCGGATCTTCGAAGCGGTGTTTTCGGAACAGCAGGTCCTCAACGACCTTTACGCACCCATCCGGGCGCGAATGGACGAGACGGGCGGGACGCTCGGGAAGCTTGCATTCACCGTCACCCGCCGAGCAGACATGGCGGAGTGGGCAAAGCGCGGCGAGGATCTGCTGGACCTTCGCCGACAGGGCCCGTTCCGCGGCGAGGGCAAATTGCTCGAGGCCGCGAATGACGAGCTTCGCGGCGTTTGGGAGAGTGGGACCGCCGAAGAAGTGACCGAGGCGCTCAAAGACTTTCGCCAAAAATATCAGAAGAGCTTCTTCGAACATGCTCTCGCACAGCGCAGCGATGCCGCCGCATTCCGCGGCTGGCTCAAGCTGTTCGCGCGCTGGCTCTATGGCACCGATCATATCGAAGTCCGGTACAGCGTCGATTATGATGGGGTCGACATCCGCAAACTTTCGCCGGGCACGCGCGGCATCGTACTCCTGCTGCTGTACCTCGCGCTCGACAACGCAGATGAGCGGCCGCTGATCATCGATCAGCCCGAGGAAAATCTCGATCCCAAGTCGATCTATGATGAACTCGTCGGCCTGTTCCTCAAGGCCAAGGCGAAGCGCCAGGTCATCATCGTCACGCATAACGCCAATCTGGTGATCAACACCGACGCCGATCAGGTCATCGTTGCATCGGCCGGCCCGCATCCGGGGGATGGCTTGCCCGAGATCGCCTATGCGAGCGGCGGCCTCGAAGATGCACCGATCCGCAAGATGGTCTGCGACATTCTCGAGGGCGGGGAACATGCGTTTCGCGAGCGCGCACGGCGCCTGCGCGTTCGCCTGGAGCGTTAG
- a CDS encoding ImuA family protein produces the protein MSTTPQSAPRPSARDIDVLRAAVARVAASRGPVLPFGVGPVDHLLAGGGLDGAGLHEVTGASASWSDDAAATLFAAGIASRFAAAPDVSALWALTRFDLYAPGLEQAGLGPDRVLYAQGRTDKELLALCEDALRDGSLACVVAEVKAADQTATRRLQLAASEGNTPMILYRRYRRYGQCPLADPSLAMTRWRIGTLSSGRLASPGVGRGRWNVELVRQRGGPPFSLELEACDDQGRLALPAATADRAVAPGRTDTVAFGHAA, from the coding sequence ATGAGCACGACGCCCCAATCTGCACCTCGGCCAAGTGCCAGAGATATCGACGTGCTTCGCGCGGCGGTGGCGCGTGTAGCCGCCTCGCGCGGGCCGGTCTTGCCGTTCGGCGTCGGGCCGGTCGATCATCTTCTCGCTGGCGGCGGGCTCGATGGCGCAGGCCTGCACGAGGTCACGGGCGCCTCGGCAAGCTGGAGCGATGACGCTGCGGCAACGCTCTTCGCGGCTGGAATCGCGTCGCGCTTCGCGGCGGCGCCCGACGTGTCGGCGCTCTGGGCGCTGACGCGGTTCGATCTCTATGCCCCCGGTCTCGAACAGGCGGGGCTCGGTCCGGACCGCGTGCTCTATGCTCAAGGCAGGACCGACAAGGAACTGCTGGCGCTGTGCGAGGACGCGCTGCGCGACGGTTCGCTCGCCTGCGTCGTTGCCGAAGTGAAAGCGGCCGATCAGACCGCGACGCGCCGGCTGCAACTGGCAGCATCCGAGGGCAACACGCCGATGATCCTCTATCGCCGGTACCGGCGTTATGGCCAATGCCCGCTCGCCGATCCGTCGCTCGCAATGACCCGCTGGCGCATCGGCACCTTGTCGTCGGGCCGCCTCGCCTCGCCCGGCGTCGGGCGCGGGCGCTGGAATGTCGAGCTGGTCCGGCAGCGCGGCGGGCCGCCTTTTTCCCTCGAACTGGAGGCGTGCGATGACCAGGGTCGCCTCGCTCTTCCTGCCGCAACTGCCGATCGAGCGGTTGCGCCGGGCAGAACGGACACCGTCGCATTCGGGCACGCCGCCTGA
- a CDS encoding cytochrome b, whose amino-acid sequence MRENHSRYSTVSIVLHWTIAILIIANATFGGWMEDASDSEKLGYYHLHKSVGITILALSIIRLGWRFGHPWPAFPGGMPSWERMLARTTHVLFYVLMIGAPLLGWAAASAGGAPEVPLYGAVPAPNLPLPLNEDLAEELGDIHKLMVKAIYVVLALHVLGALKHHFFDKDEVLHRMLPLFRNPRG is encoded by the coding sequence ATGCGTGAGAATCACAGCCGCTATTCCACCGTCTCGATCGTCCTGCACTGGACGATCGCCATCCTGATCATCGCCAATGCCACCTTTGGCGGCTGGATGGAGGACGCCTCGGACAGCGAGAAACTTGGCTATTATCATCTGCACAAATCGGTCGGGATCACGATCCTCGCGCTCAGCATTATCCGGCTCGGTTGGCGCTTCGGCCATCCCTGGCCGGCCTTCCCCGGCGGCATGCCGTCATGGGAACGGATGCTCGCGCGCACGACCCATGTCCTCTTCTATGTGCTGATGATCGGCGCCCCGCTTCTCGGCTGGGCCGCAGCGTCGGCGGGCGGGGCGCCTGAAGTGCCGCTTTACGGCGCCGTGCCCGCGCCCAATCTTCCGCTACCGCTGAACGAGGATCTCGCCGAAGAGCTCGGCGACATACACAAGCTGATGGTGAAGGCCATTTACGTCGTGCTCGCGCTGCATGTTCTCGGCGCGCTCAAGCATCATTTTTTCGACAAGGACGAAGTGCTCCACCGGATGCTGCCGCTGTTTCGCAATCCGCGCGGCTGA